A segment of the Vicia villosa cultivar HV-30 ecotype Madison, WI unplaced genomic scaffold, Vvil1.0 ctg.000650F_1_1_1, whole genome shotgun sequence genome:
AGAGACAGAGGAGCCGACAGAGGAGGTGGTGGACGTAGAGGAGGCGCTAGAAGTAGAGGAGGAGATGTAGATGTTGTCCGGCACACATAGTAGTGACAATGCTGATTATTTTGATGTTTGTATTTTAATTacatttatgtattatttttttgatTATGTATATGACATATGACTATTTGGATGATGTATATGACGTATTATTTTGATGTACTATATAACATTGATGTATATGACTATTTTGATGTGCTAtattttgatgtattattttGTTGCACAAAAGGAGTTTTGGATTGaaagtttaaaatataacagaaggttccgtaggtacatctacggaacattaTGTTTTTAGGATATTTCGTAGATGCTCCTATGGAAGTTTCCCAACGTTTACCGTTTTAAACTACTTTCGGGGATGTAGCTCCTTAGAAAAgcaaattttgaataaaaaatgtgcTTCCTGATATGTATCTCCAGAAGCAGGAGGCGTTAACGTAATTGCGTCAAGTGCCTAAGAGTATAAGGGGGTGGATTGAGATATTTCCAAATTTCCAAGTTCTTTGTACAATAATCTATTGTCATAGACAAACATGTTTTTaacttagaattttttttcaGGTTTTCTTTTACTACAATCTATTGTCATAGTAAACAATCCATTGTCATGTTGCATATGCctaaatgattttccaaaagcaAGCTTACAACAATCAATTGTACCTCAAGAACAATCTATTGTCTCATGttcaatttgaatttttttactgTTGCAACGAAACCACCAATCAATTGTCTGCTTAGAACAATCTATTATCACTGAAGCATCGTGCATCGTGACTTTTTATGAAACTTTGACACACCTTTTCACTTCCTTTTTTATAATATCAATTCCCTAATCATCGCATCATATTTATGATCTTTCTCTAAAGCATTGCCATGATTTTTCAAAAGGTATCTTGTGTCGTATAAATAGTAGTCAGTTTCATATTCAAAACTCACCTctttcaaataattttaaaacgtAACTCAATACATTGTTTCAATATTATCTTCAAGAACTTTCTGCATAAATTTTCATATCTATCAGAACATAGTTCTTGAACACTTAAGTTGCAATCTATACTTACACTGTCATGTGATAATATCCTTATTCGAATATTACGCTCTTATATCTACAATAGGTTTGAAGACATCCATGTAGATATGATAAGTTTTTGACGGTACatatatttttagaattttcttcAATTAcatcttaaaatatttttcaaattaaatttttcaaaaaataaattaaataaatcatacaTTTAATTAGAATCAAACTCCAAATATTAACCATATCATATTTAATAATCAACAGAATTTTTCAAATAATCATAAacataaactatttttttttatataatcatacaTTTACTTATTTCAACTAAAATCAATTTATATGCCGGTTTTTCAAGTGATTTGTTGAGAGATCTAGTAATTACTTGGATTCTAATAATATAGTTTTTTTCAAGGAAAAAAGAAACTCTAGTTCAAAACCAgcatacaaaagaaattaaactcaactttataaaattaatttcatatatatataataattttttacaaaCCAAGGCGCGATCACAAAGTTGTCAACAAAATTTTAGATCCTTCAACTATCAAAAACTACCATAAGTGGAAATTAACATGACACATTCTAATTCTATATTTCCATTTTTGGAGGGTCAGTAGTAAATCAAAGAACACATCCATGAATGATCAACTGTTTACCAAATAGATTAGCACTAATCATCATCATTAGCAACCTataaatcagaatctgaagaaaaaCTCCAAACCGATGCAGAAAGCAAACGCCGTGATTTCCAATCTAACACCAACTTATTACTGCCCACACCCACCTCTTCCACCTTATACCCATCATTGAAAAGACCCAACAACAGCTTCGCTTGACAATGATTCGCAAAGCTCACCGGAACTCCTCTAAACCCCGCCGCAGCTAACCACTCCCCCCACGACCTTCTCTCCTCCTCTCCGTCTCCGCCTGTTCTATATATCCGGCCCAATGAGCCCGCGATTCGTGGGCCGAAAAACACTCGCTCCACCAAAGCCCTGGCCCGGTTCTGCATCGGAAAACCAGCCTCTAATGAATCAAACACCGCTGAGTAATGATGAAGCGAGTCCATGAACCGCTCCACAAATCCACCGATGACAGATCCATTTTCCTCCTCCACCAATGTCACAAGCTTCGGGCTTAAAGATTTTGCTCCGTTTAAAAACGAAGCAACCGAGTCGGGTGCACGATAACTAAGATGAGGAAGATTCAGCATGCAGTTGAAAACCAAAGCCTCTCCTCGAACAAGCTTCAAGGAAGATGGACGGAAGGTTTCGTCGGAGTCTAACCTGCAGTGATGAAAAGAAAACGGCTGACCGAGGGAAGCGGCGAAGGAGGTTAAACGGCGTCCGGTTTCTTGTACGGTGGCGATTGACCTCCTTCCTGTTCCGGTTCGTGATAATGCGGTGATCCGGAGATGCGGGCTGTTGTTGTTGGAAGCTAGGGCTTGGATTAGTGAAGCCCATTGGACCCCTTCCATAATGTCGTAGTCGACGACATGGACGCGGCGTTCGTGGGCCACGGACTCGAGTATGGCTTGATTGGCCGTGAAGTGGCCGAACTTGACGTAAGGAGACATGTCTTGGAGTAGTTGGAAAGCAGCGAGTGTGTCGTTTTGGTTGTCGTGGGGTCCGCTGGTGGTGAGGTAATgtttgttgttgtggttgttgtgcGCACCCCCGGCGCCTTCTAGTAGGCCGTGAAGAGCTTCGGTGAAATAAGCGGCGAGTCTTTCCATGTTGGAGCCGTTGGCGTGTTGTGAAACCATTTCCTTGAGCCGAACCAATATCACTCGGGCTAAGTCGCGGCTCTTGGTGGAGCCGGTTAAGGCTTCTGCGCCAGCCATCAATAGGTGCACTAGTTTTAGCCCCTTTAAATCATTTCCATCGCCAACTGTTTGTGTTGTTTccgttgttgatgttgttgttgtgttggtggTAGTGGTTGTGGTTGTTTCGGCTTCTTCTTCCTCCTCGGTGGTTGTGGTCGTGGTGGTGGTAGTTGGGCTGAACTGGTCGAGGATAGTGGTTCTGTCCTCGATGATGGTGTCCATGAGGTGGTGAAAGTCATCTGGGGCACCTGTGAAGGTGTCCCAGTTGACTATCGGGGACCAGTGGTTCCAGTTGCAACCGTAACCATCGTCAGAAGAAGGGGTGTTGGTGAGGGTGCTGCTGTTTCCGGAGAAGTCGAGGTGGTGGATAGCATCCATGTCTATTTCCATGTCCATGGTGTTTGTTTGAGAGAGAATAGAATATAATACTCCTTTATGGTTGGTTGAGTGGAAAGAAATTGTAATAAAAGGGAAGGATATGTGTAGTGTGGTGAGGGAGAAAGAATGGTATGGGAAGAGGTTTATAAAGAGGTTGAGAGTTGAtggagagagagaagaaaaggtTGGAGTATGAGACAGTGGAAGTCCAAAAACTGATTGGTGAGTTGAGAGAATATTGTTATGTGCGCTGTTGTCACTAACAACATGACTGCCTACCTGATGTGAATGatcatttttaaattatgtatatgttttttaaatgatttatatttatattatatttactgtTTTCGTAAATAATTATGACTGCCGTTTTTTTTTATACTCCAACTTTGTCTCGCTCTTGAacatttttgttttatatttgagtTATTACTATGTTAAAGATAACAAGTTTTTATTGTAGAACTTAAGAATCACACAAGGTTGGGGTTTTTTAAACCGAGTTTTCTCATTACACCCGATCATTTGCTTAGAGAATTTAAATATATTGGTATTTGGATGAATATGttgtttgtatttttattttattaattaacacTATGCTTATGTAATATTTTCAATTGCTCATAACCCATTTGCATTTGCATGGAGTTTTCATCTATCCCACCCACCATGTATTTGGTTTGATGTTTATCCATTTGACTTTGCTATTATGTTTGTATATAGTGGAGATATTAATTGATTCAATGTTgttttatattagtttttttagaaaaacttaactaatatgaatttcaattttatttaactaTAAAAGTATCATCATGAACTGCAGGAGACTTAATTATTTTAGTcgatttataaattattatttaagaAGTCCATAAAAACTTAAGTTGAAGTATTATGGAGTATCAATAGTTTttcattaaaagaataaaaatatatttaataattatttcaaaCTAATTAGTCTAGATATAGGCAGAGATTTAATAGAACAGAGTTTTGATGTAGTATGGCGGAACCAGGATGGATTTGTAATATCAACATTCCAACGTTTAAATTAACGAATAAatgagaaaataatttaaaattgtgaatgaaagaatattgaaaatagagaaaaaagaaTGTGCATTGAGAGtgtaaataaaattcaaacaaaccttttatattcaaaacttttcaatttAGTTTTTCTCCGCACCACTATCACCACTTGAGATCCTAAAAAATTAAGAACTTTGTTACAAATGTATTGTCgcataatacatatatatttttgaagaATGTACatgtattttatataatttaaatttaatacaataaaaacattaaaaaatagtaataaaactctcaattttttttttgaatttataaaactctcaatttaatttgaaaaattGAGAGAACCTTAAATTAGCTGTTAATGTGAAAATAAAAACGGTTCAATAAATGTGCGAAGTTAGAGATATTTAAATATGATGGTTATTTTTAAATGTCTAATATAAATAGTGTAAAGTCCTTTATATATAAAATGTAACAAAGACATCTACATCGTAAATAGTTGAACAATTTTGGAAATATGAATTATATAGTAactatatttagaatattttttataaaaatattgttaGATGGATTTTATAGAAACTAAGATCATAttcaaaacaataattaaaagGGGTACATGTTTCCAGATGATGCcacaatattttaataaaaaggtGATTGTATAGAGTTTaagttaatttataaataaaattgaattaatataattcaTTGCAATAATCAAAAGGAACAAAAGATGCACATGCACACAGGACACATAGTCATGACATACAGTGTAGAATACAGAACAACAAATGGTAATaaaatgcaaagaaaataaagataaaaaaaattattggaatTTATGAGGTgtgatgaaaatatttttttaagtacaaTCCTAACCTCACATAGAACATATAGAAAACATCAAAATGAAAGCTCTGTTTTGTTTAAAAGTTTAATTTTAACCTCATACGATACATCATGAACAATATGTACATAAATATCTCTATCTCTATATCAaagtgaaatattaaaataaactttAAGCAGAATTGTGCATATCCTACTGCCACATATCTTGTAACCGTCCGTATAGTACCATGGCATACACCCTCTCAATGGATGAGAGATTCTCTTGGTTCCATCCACGTGATCATTTTTGGGAATGTCTACTCTTACACGTTTTCACGGGTACTTACAAATACAAAAATCGAAATTTATTActttttgaattttgatgattttggtaactttctttggattaaatatgtttgtaatttttataatattttaacatttattttttttattttattagttgttaTCTTTAATAGTTTTTGTTTCTCTAAATTTTATCTCGAAAATTACTGTTAGAATAAAGTTTGGTTTTAcatatttgaaatagttttgatgataacaaatacaTATTAATAATGATCTCTAATCGGTTATTTgtgtttcagaagttctgaagCAGAAAACGAAGCAGAAGGCTGCATTGAGGGAAGTTTATAAGAAGAAGAAAGTCTGAACTTTAGTCTCTCAGAATCAGGAGTTTTCATCAAgagaagtttacaagaataagaagatCTAATCTCTAAAGGAaggttataagaacaagaaattCTGATGACTTTGAAGGAAGTCTACAAGAACAAGAAGTATTTGTCACTTGATCTCCGATATAAGAAGATCATGTTCTGAAAGTCACTACAACAAGCTCTCCAAGATCGAAGTAGTAAGACTGTCGATTGCTcgggttttgactgtgatttctcAAAAGCAGAAGTTATGATAAAGCTCTGATAAGAAAAATGCTTCTTGCACCAAACACTGAcgtaatgctctgatacattatattCCGATACTCAGTTCCATTACAAGTCATTAAATTCAAGATATTCTATTAACGGCTGAATCATCAATTCTATGGAAAAAATCTCTTTGGAAAGGTcttaaatcatattatttcaaCATTCCAAAGGTGAAAGTGTGTCTCTCAAACGGTTCAAAAGCTTCACTATATATTGAAGACACTACTGAAGTTAAAAAGTAGAATACTCACGTACAAGCTATCTAAAATTTCTGTTCGTTCTCTTATTACTTTTTGTGCATTGTTCttaaacattttgtatacatcagAGTTGTGATACAACTTATTAGAAGCATATTTGTAAGCACATACGATTAAATTTTGTTGTATTGTTCCTTGAGAAACTGGGTTGTGATTTATCTCAAGAAGACTTTAACAGTTGTCGTTATGAAAgttgttgtaatcaagtttgattcAGTGGCTTAAGTCCTCgtaagagagaggcaaaatcaccttggcgggtggattggagtagtttgagttcaaacgaaccaggataacctAATGtgtattaagtttttattttattaaaaactcaATTCAACCCCCTTTATTGTGTTTTTCGAACCTTCAATTAATATTGATAATATATTAGGATATATTGTCCTTCAAAAAATTCTTCGAATAATAGTTCGATTAATATCTTTCattcatattttttatctctcccATTAATTTTCATTAATGAAAGTTGATAAATATATATCTTTCATTCACATTTTTTATCTCTTCCATTAATTTTCATTAATGAAAGTTGATAAATATGCTGATATAGTATATCACATGATAATTTTgaccattttatatttttaatattaaataagtaTATAGCAACGAGAAATTTTTTCAAAGTTAGAATGAAGAATATGGGAATGCTGCAGAATACCATTTGTGAAATGTGtaaagaggaagatgaagatcttgATAAGTTAATGTTCAAGTGTAAGGGTACTTCCACCATATGGCAAGAGATCTTGAAGTGGCTGGATGTGAAGACTGATAACAACATTGACATGGCTTGGATTAAAAGGAATCAAAAGGGAAAGGTTGGCAGTATGCATTGTTGAAAGTTGCTGCAACAGTAGTCTTCTATGGCATTTGGATGTATAGAAACTCTAAGATTTTTGGTaataataggtcttatagagatacTCAAGGTGTCATTAGAAATACAATAGATTCTATAGTCTATAGAGGGTGGATGAAACCCAAGTATAGAAACCATATTGTTAATATTCTCATGTAAATATGGTTAAATTATA
Coding sequences within it:
- the LOC131630138 gene encoding protein NODULATION SIGNALING PATHWAY 2, translated to MDMEIDMDAIHHLDFSGNSSTLTNTPSSDDGYGCNWNHWSPIVNWDTFTGAPDDFHHLMDTIIEDRTTILDQFSPTTTTTTTTTEEEEEAETTTTTTTNTTTTSTTETTQTVGDGNDLKGLKLVHLLMAGAEALTGSTKSRDLARVILVRLKEMVSQHANGSNMERLAAYFTEALHGLLEGAGGAHNNHNNKHYLTTSGPHDNQNDTLAAFQLLQDMSPYVKFGHFTANQAILESVAHERRVHVVDYDIMEGVQWASLIQALASNNNSPHLRITALSRTGTGRRSIATVQETGRRLTSFAASLGQPFSFHHCRLDSDETFRPSSLKLVRGEALVFNCMLNLPHLSYRAPDSVASFLNGAKSLSPKLVTLVEEENGSVIGGFVERFMDSLHHYSAVFDSLEAGFPMQNRARALVERVFFGPRIAGSLGRIYRTGGDGEEERRSWGEWLAAAGFRGVPVSFANHCQAKLLLGLFNDGYKVEEVGVGSNKLVLDWKSRRLLSASVWSFSSDSDL